The following proteins are co-located in the Candidatus Hydrogenedentota bacterium genome:
- a CDS encoding citramalate synthase — protein MKPQKVEMYDTTLRDGAQGPGVKFSSDDQLQVVKALDLLGIRYIEGGQPGSNPKAVELFERARDLDLKTAEMAAFGSTRHPKSAVEDDPNIKALLDAGTRVVTIFAKTSALHVREILGVSLDENLKLIEESVAYLKAQGRAVFLDAEHYFDGYFEDRAYALSVLETSLRAGADAVILCETNGGRLPFEVEEATKAAVDRFPGAHVGIHTHNDAGCAVANALAAVRAGARQVQGTINGYGERTGNADLCTIIPNLQLKMGFDVLTADQLSRLTRKSHLVAELANMSPRDHAPYVGRDAFTHKGGMHADAVRKCKASYEHVNPSLVGNATRVAVSEVSGRSSLIQKAAELGIPLDRNDPSTKAVLAQVKRLENEGFEFEGADASLILLMRKAMGRFEPFFKTLGYHARVNQLSPGADPVSEATVKVSLPDGAQRHTVSEGHGPVDALNAALRKALQDTYPEITEVHLEDYKVRILDGKMATRAKTRVLIESSDTEESWSTVGVSENIITASYMALADSVEYKLMRARIKNGG, from the coding sequence ATGAAACCCCAAAAAGTTGAGATGTACGACACCACCCTGCGCGACGGCGCGCAGGGCCCCGGTGTGAAATTTTCCTCGGACGACCAGTTGCAGGTGGTGAAGGCGCTGGACCTGCTCGGCATCCGTTACATCGAGGGCGGCCAGCCCGGATCGAACCCGAAGGCCGTCGAGCTCTTCGAGCGCGCCCGCGACCTGGACCTGAAAACCGCCGAGATGGCCGCCTTCGGCAGCACCCGGCACCCGAAGTCAGCCGTCGAGGACGACCCCAACATCAAGGCGCTGCTGGACGCGGGCACGCGGGTGGTCACCATCTTCGCGAAAACCTCCGCGCTGCACGTCCGCGAAATACTCGGCGTCTCCCTGGATGAGAACCTGAAGCTCATCGAGGAGTCCGTGGCCTATCTCAAGGCGCAGGGCCGCGCGGTGTTCCTCGACGCCGAGCATTATTTCGACGGCTATTTCGAGGACCGGGCCTACGCCCTTTCCGTGCTCGAGACCTCCCTGCGCGCGGGCGCGGACGCGGTGATCCTCTGCGAGACCAACGGGGGCAGGCTCCCCTTCGAGGTGGAGGAGGCCACGAAGGCCGCCGTGGACCGCTTCCCGGGGGCCCATGTCGGCATCCACACCCACAACGACGCCGGCTGCGCCGTGGCCAACGCCCTGGCCGCCGTCCGCGCGGGGGCGCGCCAGGTGCAGGGCACCATCAACGGCTACGGCGAGCGCACGGGCAACGCGGACCTCTGCACCATCATCCCCAACCTCCAGTTGAAGATGGGCTTCGACGTGCTGACCGCCGACCAATTGTCGCGCCTCACGCGCAAGAGCCACCTCGTCGCCGAACTGGCCAACATGAGCCCCCGCGACCACGCGCCCTACGTGGGCCGCGACGCCTTCACCCACAAGGGCGGCATGCACGCCGACGCCGTGCGCAAGTGCAAGGCCAGCTACGAGCACGTCAACCCGTCGCTGGTGGGCAACGCCACCCGCGTCGCCGTCAGTGAGGTTTCCGGCCGCTCCAGCCTGATACAGAAGGCCGCCGAACTCGGCATCCCCCTCGACCGGAACGACCCCTCGACCAAGGCCGTGCTTGCGCAGGTGAAGCGGCTCGAGAACGAGGGCTTCGAGTTCGAGGGCGCCGACGCCTCGCTCATCCTGCTCATGCGCAAGGCCATGGGCCGGTTCGAGCCCTTCTTCAAGACCCTCGGCTACCACGCCCGCGTGAACCAGCTCTCCCCCGGCGCCGATCCCGTCTCCGAGGCCACCGTCAAGGTCTCCCTGCCCGACGGCGCCCAGCGCCACACCGTCTCCGAGGGCCACGGCCCCGTGGACGCGCTCAACGCCGCCCTGCGCAAGGCGCTACAGGACACCTACCCCGAGATCACCGAAGTGCATCTCGAGGACTACAAGGTCCGCATCCTCGACGGGAAAATGGCCACCCGCGCCAAAACCCGCGTCCTCATCGAGTCCAGCGACACCGAGGAGTCCTGGAGCACCGTCGGCGTCTCCGAAAACATCATCACCGCCTCCTACATGGCCCTCGCCGACAGCGTCGAGTACAAGCTCATGCGCGCCAGGATCAAAAACGGCGGCTGA
- a CDS encoding cofactor-independent phosphoglycerate mutase, whose amino-acid sequence MKYLVLIGDGMADYPLEELGGRTPIEAARTPGLDRMAALGMIGQYCPIPEGMPPGSDIGNLSLFGYDPRATFSGRAPIEAANQGIRLADNEVAFRCNLVTLSDGKMEDFTSGHITTEEARDIIATLNETLAKEFPVSFNTGVSYRHLAVLRGDSEAVVRDLVDAVCEPPHNITGQEFAPYLPSGNAADLLRAMMEQSLAVLANHPVNTARRAAGNRPAVSIWLWGQGKAPVMEPFTARFNRTGAVTSAVDLVKGIGVCAGLEVLDVPGATGWLGTNYAGKVGSALDALNRRDAAFVHIEAPDETAHQGRSDLKIQAIEEYDQNVVLPCLEYQERHPDTRILAAPDHFTLISTKTHAGGPVPFALCGPGVPVDANTAYSEGLAAASGILIAEGHRLVRSFLCDPVIAL is encoded by the coding sequence GTGAAGTATCTGGTGCTCATAGGCGACGGGATGGCGGATTATCCCCTGGAGGAACTGGGCGGGCGCACGCCCATCGAGGCGGCGCGCACGCCCGGACTCGACCGCATGGCCGCGCTGGGGATGATTGGGCAGTATTGCCCGATTCCGGAGGGCATGCCGCCGGGCAGCGACATCGGCAATCTCTCCCTCTTCGGCTATGACCCCCGCGCCACGTTCAGCGGGCGCGCGCCCATCGAGGCGGCGAACCAGGGCATCAGGCTGGCGGACAACGAGGTGGCCTTCCGGTGCAACCTGGTGACCCTGTCCGACGGGAAAATGGAAGACTTCACCTCGGGCCACATCACCACGGAAGAGGCCCGCGACATCATCGCCACGCTTAACGAAACCCTGGCCAAAGAGTTTCCCGTGTCCTTCAACACGGGGGTCAGCTACCGGCATCTGGCGGTGCTCCGGGGCGACTCGGAGGCGGTGGTGCGGGACCTGGTGGACGCGGTCTGCGAGCCGCCGCACAACATCACGGGTCAGGAATTCGCGCCCTATCTCCCCTCGGGGAACGCGGCGGACCTGCTCCGCGCCATGATGGAGCAGTCTCTGGCCGTGCTGGCGAATCATCCCGTGAACACGGCGCGCCGCGCGGCGGGCAACCGCCCCGCCGTGTCCATATGGCTCTGGGGCCAGGGCAAGGCGCCGGTGATGGAGCCGTTCACGGCGCGGTTCAACCGCACCGGCGCGGTGACCTCCGCCGTGGATCTGGTGAAGGGCATCGGCGTGTGCGCGGGGCTGGAGGTGCTGGACGTGCCCGGCGCCACGGGCTGGCTCGGCACCAACTACGCGGGCAAGGTGGGCTCGGCGCTTGACGCGCTGAACCGCCGGGACGCGGCGTTTGTCCACATCGAGGCGCCGGACGAGACGGCGCACCAGGGCCGCTCGGACCTGAAAATCCAGGCCATCGAGGAGTACGACCAGAACGTGGTGCTGCCCTGTCTGGAATACCAGGAGCGGCATCCGGACACCCGCATCCTCGCGGCGCCGGACCATTTCACCCTCATCTCCACAAAGACCCACGCGGGCGGCCCGGTCCCCTTCGCCCTGTGCGGCCCCGGCGTGCCCGTGGACGCGAACACAGCCTATTCGGAGGGTCTCGCCGCCGCAAGCGGCATTCTCATTGCCGAGGGGCACCGCCTGGTCCGCAGTTTCCTCTGCGACCCGGTGATCGCCCTCTGA
- a CDS encoding RHS repeat protein has translation MGRVQSVTDFGGRTVSMTYDHMGRTVTRTDAAGTVSNAYDAVGNLTSVTDERGKTTTPLWRGFPTTPLLRPQVTPSFRVTYEGGDLWSKEWPWSGDHATAETMPQQRAVIFGMDCGR, from the coding sequence TTGGGCCGTGTGCAGTCGGTGACGGACTTCGGAGGCCGGACGGTGAGCATGACGTATGACCACATGGGCAGGACGGTGACGCGCACGGACGCCGCGGGCACGGTGTCCAACGCCTACGACGCCGTGGGCAATCTCACGTCCGTGACAGACGAGCGGGGGAAGACCACCACCCCGTTGTGGCGTGGTTTCCCGACCACGCCACTCCTACGACCGCAGGTCACCCCGTCGTTTCGCGTTACATATGAAGGGGGAGACCTGTGGTCGAAAGAGTGGCCATGGTCAGGAGACCATGCCACAGCAGAGACCATGCCACAACAGAGGGCTGTGATTTTCGGGATGGACTGCGGGCGTTGA
- a CDS encoding PASTA domain-containing protein, with amino-acid sequence MGKVQGGKAGFVALFLVLAGLLPGCEKGNLMVLLAPPEAVDAGAQWNVDGGDWLDSGATIKKIKAGEHVIGFKPVEGWIAPEDRAAVVVKKKTLTENGVYLPIEPEGEGEPSEAMVPNVAGMSQSNALLALQEAGLLAEIAVQCSMTAAEGTILGQAPPAETVVEVGSTVTLFVSSGPCTVMVPDVTGQNETAANTAMAEAGLAAGPSVSACDDTVPAGNVIGQTPAPGAEVEAGTVVLLTVSSGPCGMNAPDVTGLQQPAAEAAITGAGAVVGLVARQCDAVLPLNTVISQSPAAGAPMSSGGRMDLVVSSGPCNGQIPNVVGLSETDAAALIAAEGFAVSSPPLTQCSLTVAAGSVTSQQPAGGTSATLGSTVTLTVSSGPCTIAVPNVVGQTQAAATAALTGAGLTAGAVTNQCSNTVAAGRVISQTPAAGAVIVPGTAVALTVSTGPCNVTVPNVVGQTQA; translated from the coding sequence ATGGGTAAGGTCCAGGGTGGAAAAGCGGGTTTTGTCGCATTGTTTTTGGTCTTGGCCGGACTGCTTCCCGGCTGTGAAAAGGGGAATCTGATGGTGCTGCTCGCGCCGCCCGAGGCGGTTGACGCGGGCGCGCAGTGGAATGTTGACGGGGGCGACTGGCTAGACAGCGGCGCAACCATCAAGAAAATCAAGGCGGGCGAGCATGTGATCGGTTTCAAACCGGTCGAGGGATGGATCGCTCCAGAAGACCGCGCCGCAGTGGTGGTCAAGAAGAAAACGTTGACAGAAAATGGTGTCTACCTGCCCATAGAACCGGAGGGTGAGGGGGAGCCATCGGAGGCCATGGTGCCGAATGTCGCGGGGATGAGCCAGTCCAATGCCCTGCTGGCATTGCAGGAGGCGGGTTTGCTGGCTGAAATCGCGGTGCAATGCTCCATGACAGCGGCCGAGGGAACGATTCTCGGGCAAGCCCCCCCCGCCGAGACGGTGGTGGAGGTTGGCAGCACGGTGACCCTCTTTGTGTCCTCGGGGCCATGCACGGTGATGGTTCCCGATGTCACTGGGCAGAATGAAACGGCGGCCAACACCGCCATGGCCGAGGCGGGGCTGGCCGCCGGCCCCAGTGTGTCCGCATGCGACGATACTGTGCCGGCAGGCAATGTGATTGGCCAGACACCCGCGCCGGGCGCGGAGGTGGAGGCGGGAACGGTTGTTCTACTGACAGTCTCCTCCGGACCATGCGGCATGAACGCGCCCGATGTGACCGGCCTTCAACAGCCCGCCGCAGAGGCGGCCATCACCGGCGCCGGCGCCGTGGTCGGCCTTGTCGCCCGGCAATGTGACGCCGTGCTGCCGTTGAACACGGTGATCAGCCAGTCGCCGGCGGCGGGCGCCCCAATGTCGTCCGGCGGACGCATGGACCTTGTGGTCTCTTCGGGCCCGTGCAACGGGCAAATCCCGAATGTCGTCGGCCTTTCCGAAACAGACGCCGCCGCGCTTATCGCCGCGGAGGGGTTTGCCGTCTCGAGTCCGCCGCTGACCCAGTGCAGCCTCACGGTTGCGGCGGGTTCAGTGACCAGCCAACAGCCTGCGGGGGGCACTTCCGCCACGCTGGGCAGCACCGTCACCCTGACAGTTTCCAGCGGTCCATGCACCATTGCCGTTCCCAATGTTGTGGGCCAGACGCAGGCCGCAGCGACCGCCGCGCTCACCGGCGCGGGGCTTACTGCGGGCGCTGTCACGAACCAGTGCAGCAACACTGTGGCGGCTGGGCGTGTCATCAGCCAAACCCCCGCGGCGGGCGCCGTCATCGTTCCAGGCACGGCCGTGGCGTTGACGGTTTCGACGGGTCCTTGCAACGTCACGGTTCCCAACGTTGTGGGTCAGACGCAGGCCG
- a CDS encoding PASTA domain-containing protein, with protein NVVGQTQAAATAALTGAGLTSGAVTTQCSNTVAAGNVISQNPLAGASVTPGTAVALAVSNGPCPVTVRDYTGLSQAEAEAAILDSQLTLGTVTNQCSDTVAAGNVISQNPAPGQVAPPGSPVGIVLSTGPCPVTVPNVAGLTQAAATAAITGTGLVVGTVTSQCDDLVPAGSVISQNPVAGTSAAPGSVVSLVVSTGLCAKVPDVVGMENGGAAAIAGAGLRVGVISRECSNTVPLDTVLAQNPPADTLVPRDSEVELTLSSGPCRLKMANYAGMTSAAAQDAILDHGLSVGNITQACSDTVQTGRVVGQSPAVNIPVALNHPVDLVIASGPCPVSVPNVVDMTEAAAGAALQANDLRLGAVTRECTDTAGAGAIIRQNPAAGEAVARGTQVSLAVSEGRCIPSVEVPDFTGGAWPLADALAELDTLGLLKGAVAETCHDTAAPGMIISQNPAPGTMVAEGTEVDFETATGPCGYTLTVAKMGGGHGTVSGGGTDCGAVCSQAHPSGAQVLLTATAGAGSVFAGWTGADETSGNTCLLVMDSDRTVWAQFASAAGNTLVVTKTGNGSGTVTGNGINCGGDCSQTYGLPTNVTLTATPAKGSVFTGFTGHDSEGIFGDNLCAVYVDCVREVTANFTTTPRRLDVVNGGGGTVTGLGINCGGNCSADYSENATVRLSAEPDELHEFVQWIGADNAAGASCTVLMDTDREVTAVFRLKTFTLGMNAEGFGRVNARVTGYYLGCNMHCERQFPAGSMVSLTATPDSGQSFTGWDGVDTQDGTAATVFMDGEREVTAFFSSVQYTLTARSSGEGAVSAPGLSCAASPCSGTYNANQVVLVSASPAEGWRFGGWNGVEDGTANPCAVNMNADRDITAVFLRETVTYPLTVITEGDGLIKVNPLMPGAGCPPPDGCVFTYDAGETASLYALPQAGSLFGGWGGDLAGIIPWGSLIMDGPKTVHAAFVPQSANFTLTVQKSGGGAGTVTGRRIGGAEDEIDCGAACSHSFPSGTTVSLSAVPEAGSVWGGWTGGTAAGTACNVVMSGDKTVTATFLPAGTVKRRLTVQVIGSGSVASTPAGILCGSNDSQAYEFAENTNVTLAATPSSGWSFSSWGMDASGNSGTVTVAMSGDRDVVAYFGTTSTVGFTHDVKYDLLSLKINGADQFTPGAQYIPCGVPPFSFPAQAGQGITVQAGFGVGATGTLYWTHTGTITAPEGGVAAYPPFSLTIGEYLREATIRNGQPLGACVYEGFDDFATPSVTYTLTVNAPAPGVPEFILSGGGQSWSGALSAPLWGCNDQIVKFYFGGNMPAHCNTTTYPQVQMTGGGPIGLHIISPNQVTQRIMAMWKKP; from the coding sequence CCAACGTTGTGGGCCAGACGCAGGCCGCAGCGACCGCCGCGCTCACCGGCGCGGGTCTTACTTCGGGCGCTGTCACGACCCAGTGCAGCAACACCGTGGCTGCGGGCAATGTCATCAGCCAGAACCCCCTTGCGGGCGCGAGTGTCACCCCCGGCACGGCTGTGGCGTTGGCCGTCTCGAACGGTCCCTGTCCGGTTACGGTGCGCGATTATACGGGCCTATCCCAGGCGGAGGCTGAGGCGGCGATTTTGGATTCACAACTCACGCTGGGCACCGTCACGAACCAGTGCAGCGACACCGTGGCGGCGGGCAACGTTATCAGTCAGAACCCCGCTCCGGGGCAGGTGGCGCCGCCCGGCTCCCCTGTGGGCATAGTCCTCTCGACCGGTCCCTGCCCGGTCACAGTGCCGAACGTGGCGGGACTGACACAGGCCGCCGCCACCGCCGCAATCACCGGCACGGGTCTCGTGGTGGGCACTGTTACCAGCCAGTGCGATGATCTTGTGCCCGCCGGCTCGGTCATCAGCCAGAACCCCGTCGCGGGCACGAGCGCCGCGCCCGGCTCCGTTGTGTCGCTGGTGGTTTCCACCGGACTCTGCGCGAAGGTGCCGGATGTGGTCGGCATGGAAAACGGCGGCGCCGCCGCCATTGCCGGGGCAGGTCTCCGCGTCGGCGTGATTTCACGGGAATGCAGCAACACCGTCCCGCTGGACACGGTTCTGGCCCAAAATCCGCCCGCAGACACCCTGGTTCCGCGCGACAGCGAGGTGGAGCTGACCCTTTCCAGCGGCCCGTGCCGCCTGAAAATGGCCAATTACGCCGGCATGACCAGCGCGGCGGCCCAAGACGCCATTCTTGACCACGGCCTTTCCGTGGGCAATATCACCCAGGCATGCAGCGACACGGTCCAGACGGGGCGGGTGGTGGGGCAGTCCCCCGCCGTGAACATCCCCGTGGCGCTAAACCATCCGGTTGATCTTGTCATCGCCTCGGGGCCGTGCCCTGTTTCCGTGCCCAATGTGGTGGACATGACGGAGGCCGCCGCCGGGGCGGCGCTTCAGGCGAACGACCTGCGCCTGGGCGCGGTCACCCGTGAATGCACGGACACAGCCGGCGCGGGCGCCATAATCCGCCAGAACCCCGCGGCGGGCGAGGCCGTTGCCAGGGGAACCCAGGTCAGCCTGGCGGTCTCCGAGGGACGTTGCATCCCCAGCGTGGAGGTCCCAGACTTTACGGGCGGCGCCTGGCCGCTGGCGGACGCCCTGGCGGAGCTGGACACTCTGGGCCTGCTGAAGGGGGCCGTCGCCGAGACCTGCCATGACACGGCGGCGCCGGGCATGATCATCAGCCAGAACCCCGCCCCCGGAACCATGGTGGCGGAGGGAACAGAAGTGGACTTTGAAACCGCCACCGGCCCCTGCGGCTACACCCTGACTGTGGCGAAAATGGGCGGCGGCCACGGCACCGTGTCCGGGGGCGGCACAGACTGCGGCGCCGTGTGCTCCCAGGCCCATCCCTCCGGGGCGCAGGTGCTCCTGACGGCGACGGCGGGGGCGGGCTCGGTGTTTGCGGGGTGGACCGGCGCCGATGAGACCAGCGGCAACACCTGCCTGCTCGTGATGGACTCGGATCGGACCGTTTGGGCGCAGTTCGCCAGCGCCGCCGGCAACACGCTGGTGGTCACCAAAACCGGCAACGGCTCCGGCACCGTCACCGGCAACGGCATCAACTGCGGCGGCGACTGCTCGCAGACATACGGGCTTCCCACCAATGTGACCCTGACGGCCACCCCGGCAAAGGGCTCCGTGTTCACCGGCTTTACGGGGCATGACTCGGAGGGCATTTTCGGCGACAACCTGTGCGCTGTTTATGTGGACTGCGTGCGGGAGGTGACGGCCAATTTCACCACGACACCGCGGCGGCTCGACGTGGTCAACGGCGGCGGCGGCACCGTTACAGGTCTGGGCATCAACTGCGGCGGCAACTGCTCGGCGGACTATTCGGAGAACGCCACCGTGCGGCTCTCCGCGGAGCCGGACGAGCTGCACGAGTTTGTGCAGTGGATTGGCGCGGACAACGCCGCGGGCGCCTCCTGCACGGTTCTCATGGACACGGACAGGGAGGTCACCGCCGTGTTCAGGCTGAAAACCTTCACGCTGGGCATGAACGCGGAGGGGTTTGGACGGGTCAATGCGCGCGTCACGGGGTATTATCTCGGCTGCAACATGCACTGCGAGCGCCAATTCCCGGCGGGAAGCATGGTCAGTCTGACCGCCACCCCGGATTCGGGACAGTCCTTCACCGGATGGGACGGCGTGGACACCCAGGACGGCACGGCGGCCACCGTGTTCATGGACGGCGAACGGGAGGTGACGGCCTTCTTCAGCAGCGTCCAATACACACTGACCGCCCGCAGTTCCGGCGAGGGCGCCGTTTCCGCACCGGGCCTTTCCTGCGCGGCCTCGCCCTGCTCGGGGACATACAACGCAAACCAGGTGGTCCTTGTTTCAGCCAGCCCCGCAGAGGGATGGCGCTTCGGCGGGTGGAACGGGGTGGAGGACGGCACCGCAAACCCCTGCGCCGTGAACATGAACGCCGACCGGGACATCACGGCCGTGTTTCTCCGGGAAACGGTCACCTACCCGCTGACCGTCATCACCGAGGGCGACGGCCTGATAAAGGTGAACCCGCTGATGCCAGGGGCGGGTTGTCCGCCGCCGGACGGGTGCGTGTTCACCTATGACGCCGGGGAAACCGCCAGTCTTTACGCCCTGCCGCAGGCGGGCAGCCTGTTTGGCGGGTGGGGCGGCGATTTGGCCGGCATCATCCCCTGGGGCTCGCTTATCATGGACGGTCCGAAGACCGTGCATGCGGCCTTTGTCCCCCAGAGCGCCAACTTCACCTTGACCGTGCAGAAAAGCGGCGGCGGCGCAGGCACTGTGACCGGCCGCAGGATCGGCGGCGCGGAGGATGAGATTGACTGCGGCGCGGCATGCAGCCACAGTTTCCCGTCGGGCACCACCGTGAGCCTTTCCGCCGTGCCTGAGGCGGGCTCTGTCTGGGGAGGCTGGACGGGTGGAACGGCGGCGGGCACCGCCTGCAACGTGGTGATGAGCGGCGACAAGACCGTCACAGCAACTTTCCTGCCCGCAGGGACAGTCAAGCGCAGGCTCACCGTCCAGGTGATTGGCAGCGGTTCGGTGGCCTCCACCCCCGCCGGCATTCTCTGCGGCAGCAACGACAGCCAGGCATATGAGTTTGCGGAAAACACCAATGTCACCCTGGCGGCGACGCCCTCGTCCGGGTGGTCATTTTCATCCTGGGGCATGGACGCGTCGGGCAACTCCGGCACAGTGACGGTTGCCATGAGCGGAGACCGGGACGTGGTCGCATATTTCGGAACCACCTCCACGGTGGGTTTCACACACGATGTCAAGTATGACCTGCTAAGCCTCAAGATAAACGGCGCGGACCAATTCACGCCGGGGGCGCAGTACATTCCATGCGGTGTGCCGCCCTTCTCCTTTCCCGCCCAGGCCGGGCAGGGCATAACCGTCCAGGCGGGCTTTGGGGTCGGGGCCACCGGCACCCTGTATTGGACCCATACGGGCACAATCACCGCGCCTGAGGGCGGGGTGGCGGCCTACCCCCCGTTTTCCCTGACCATCGGCGAATACCTCCGCGAGGCGACCATTAGAAACGGGCAGCCCTTGGGCGCCTGTGTGTATGAGGGCTTTGACGATTTCGCGACGCCCAGCGTCACCTACACCCTGACGGTCAACGCGCCCGCGCCCGGGGTTCCTGAATTCATCCTGTCCGGCGGCGGCCAGTCCTGGTCCGGCGCCCTGTCCGCGCCCTTGTGGGGCTGCAACGACCAAATTGTGAAATTTTATTTCGGCGGAAACATGCCCGCCCACTGCAACACCACGACCTATCCGCAGGTGCAAATGACCGGCGGCGGTCCCATAGGGCTTCACATAATCAGCCCGAATCAGGTCACCCAGCGAATCATGGCCATGTGGAAAAAACCTTGA
- a CDS encoding MATE family efflux transporter: MKPFDREIVSGSILRSVWKLSWPLVLLNLVNGLHGFVDHILVGHFIGSANNAANAAIGVAWQVFLVIVVFVASIFHGTNVLIARYAGRQDRRTLSNVFYSSLICSIGVLVLVVAPAGWVIAPRLLDFVGAAPEVRVHALPYLRILFTMGAPLFMMFMLTGAFNASGDPKTPLKLGVLTTLLNILISTVLITGAGPFPAMGTTGAALGTVLAPAFSVCAGLWLVARGRMIIQPPKRYRVLPDFTIIAAVVRIGVPTGIQGVLLNIGGVFLLRYIGALEHGAAAQAAYTICYAQLFSLVTWTSFGLRAAAGTLMGQNIGAGNPARGKTAVGITAVIGACWAVAIGLLFWAAPGPLLSAFNAVDEPIRGYGLSLLRHLSFAGVALAATLALTGGLQGSGETKIPMYIAFLTQIVILLSCCQGLLWAGMLTVEWVWRILVITQVSRLVLTWAVFRTDKWAHTRIELAVSAEPLEEEGIAGI; encoded by the coding sequence ATGAAACCCTTTGACAGGGAAATCGTGTCCGGCAGCATTCTGCGGTCAGTCTGGAAGTTGTCCTGGCCGCTGGTGCTGCTGAACCTGGTGAACGGCCTGCACGGTTTTGTGGACCACATCCTGGTGGGCCACTTTATCGGTTCGGCGAACAACGCGGCGAACGCGGCCATCGGGGTGGCGTGGCAGGTCTTCCTGGTCATTGTGGTCTTTGTGGCGTCCATTTTCCACGGGACCAACGTGCTCATCGCGCGGTATGCGGGCCGTCAGGACAGGCGCACCCTGAGCAATGTGTTTTACTCGTCGCTCATCTGCTCCATCGGGGTGCTGGTGCTGGTCGTGGCGCCGGCGGGCTGGGTCATCGCGCCGCGCCTGCTGGATTTTGTGGGGGCCGCCCCGGAGGTCCGCGTCCACGCCCTGCCCTATCTGCGCATCCTCTTCACCATGGGCGCGCCGCTCTTCATGATGTTCATGCTGACGGGCGCGTTCAACGCCTCGGGCGACCCGAAAACCCCGTTGAAGCTGGGCGTGCTCACCACGCTGCTGAACATCCTCATCAGCACGGTCCTGATCACCGGCGCGGGGCCGTTCCCCGCCATGGGCACGACGGGCGCGGCGCTGGGCACGGTGCTCGCCCCGGCCTTCAGCGTCTGCGCGGGGCTGTGGCTGGTGGCGCGGGGGCGCATGATCATCCAGCCGCCGAAACGCTACCGCGTCCTGCCCGATTTCACCATCATCGCGGCGGTGGTGCGGATCGGGGTGCCCACGGGCATCCAGGGGGTCCTGCTGAACATCGGCGGGGTGTTCCTGCTGCGCTACATCGGGGCGCTGGAGCACGGCGCGGCGGCGCAGGCCGCCTACACCATCTGCTACGCCCAGCTCTTCTCGCTGGTGACGTGGACCTCGTTCGGCCTGCGCGCGGCGGCGGGCACGCTCATGGGGCAGAACATCGGCGCGGGCAATCCGGCGCGGGGCAAGACGGCCGTGGGCATCACCGCCGTCATCGGCGCGTGCTGGGCCGTCGCCATAGGGCTGCTTTTCTGGGCCGCGCCGGGGCCGCTTCTTTCCGCCTTCAACGCCGTGGACGAGCCCATCCGCGGCTACGGTTTGTCCCTGCTGCGGCACCTGAGTTTCGCGGGCGTGGCGCTGGCGGCGACCCTGGCGCTGACGGGCGGGCTTCAGGGGTCGGGTGAGACCAAAATCCCCATGTACATCGCCTTCCTCACGCAGATTGTGATTCTGCTGAGCTGCTGCCAGGGCCTGCTCTGGGCGGGGATGCTCACGGTGGAGTGGGTGTGGC